In Ochrobactrum sp. Marseille-Q0166, a single genomic region encodes these proteins:
- the rarD gene encoding EamA family transporter RarD: MTEQTLSGGQLSDGSRGFMMALGAYGLWAVLPFYLKALSHLPALEIVAHRVIWSVPVAAILLVFIGQFRTILEALRTPRMLAMAALTAALITINWSVYVWAVAHDQIIGAALGYYINPLFNVVLGGLFLGERLTRVQYIAVGFAFTAVLVLTFNAGGLPWISLVLPVTFGLYGFFRKSLPMPPLQGFTLEVVILSVPAIGYIIWLLANGQDHFFSGTASDVSLLLLAGPFTAIPLILYAGGAKLLRYTTLGLMQYLTPTLLFIFAIFIFHEPFSHAQLVAFVLIWTGLIIYTWSSLSAHRKARASA, encoded by the coding sequence ATGACCGAGCAGACCTTATCCGGAGGCCAGCTTTCAGACGGAAGTCGTGGCTTCATGATGGCTTTGGGGGCTTATGGTCTTTGGGCTGTTTTGCCGTTCTATCTCAAGGCTTTATCGCATCTCCCTGCTCTCGAAATTGTTGCGCATCGCGTGATATGGTCAGTGCCTGTGGCGGCTATTCTGCTGGTTTTCATCGGACAGTTCCGCACAATCCTTGAGGCATTGCGCACGCCGCGCATGCTGGCAATGGCGGCACTGACTGCGGCACTCATTACGATCAATTGGTCGGTTTATGTTTGGGCGGTTGCTCACGATCAGATCATAGGTGCAGCTCTCGGCTATTACATTAATCCCCTGTTCAATGTGGTGCTGGGTGGACTTTTCCTCGGTGAGCGCCTGACGAGAGTTCAATATATTGCTGTCGGGTTCGCATTTACGGCGGTTCTCGTACTCACATTCAATGCGGGTGGTCTTCCATGGATTTCGCTGGTTCTGCCGGTGACATTCGGACTTTATGGGTTCTTCCGCAAGTCGCTGCCAATGCCGCCATTGCAAGGTTTTACGCTTGAAGTTGTTATTCTTTCTGTCCCGGCTATCGGCTACATCATCTGGCTGTTGGCCAATGGTCAGGATCACTTCTTCTCCGGTACAGCGTCAGATGTTTCGCTGTTGCTGCTTGCAGGCCCGTTCACGGCAATTCCATTGATCCTCTATGCTGGTGGAGCAAAGTTGCTGCGATATACGACGCTGGGGCTTATGCAGTATCTGACGCCGACGTTGCTTTTTATCTTCGCAATCTTCATTTTTCATGAGCCATTTTCCCATGCCCAGCTCGTGGCTTTTGTTCTGATCTGGACGGGCCTGATCATTTACACATGGTCGTCTTTGTCAGCGCATCGCAAGGCACGTGCCAGCGCCTGA
- the cimA gene encoding citramalate synthase, whose translation MARERIYIYDTTLRDGQQTPGVDFSVEDKKAIVTLLEELGVDYVEGGYPGANPTDTTFFKKRQTSNAKFAAFGMTKRAGVSASNDPGLTALLQASSDAVCFVAKSWDYHVRVALGCTNEENLESITASVTAVRMAGREALVDCEHFFDGYKANPDYALCCAKAAYEAGARWVVLCDTNGGTQPSEVAEIINAVKSVVPGESLGIHAHNDTEQAVAVSLAAIDAGVRHVQGTLNGIGERCGNANLISLIPTLALKPYWSDRFELGVKPDALKAITRISRAFDDILNRAPIEQAPYTGTSAFATKAGIHASALLKDPQTYEHVPPETVGNRRRVMVSDQGGKSNFIAELERRGIRVAKDDVRLDSLIALVKEREAEGYAYEGADASFELLARAMLNPQPEFFKVDSFRCLVERRFDANGSLKTVSEAVVKVEVDGEMHMSVAEGHGPVNALDIALRKDLGRYQDEIEDLELVDFKVRILNGGTAAITRVLIESGDGTGARWRTVGVSDNIIDASFQALMDSVNYKLMKNRSLAGMVAAE comes from the coding sequence ATGGCACGCGAACGCATCTATATCTACGACACGACCTTGCGGGACGGACAGCAGACTCCCGGCGTTGATTTCTCTGTCGAAGACAAAAAAGCGATTGTCACTCTGCTTGAAGAACTGGGAGTTGATTATGTGGAAGGCGGCTATCCTGGGGCCAATCCCACGGATACGACTTTCTTCAAAAAACGGCAGACCTCAAATGCCAAGTTTGCAGCTTTCGGTATGACCAAACGTGCCGGCGTCTCTGCGTCAAATGATCCGGGGCTGACAGCACTTCTGCAGGCTTCAAGCGATGCGGTCTGTTTTGTTGCCAAAAGCTGGGATTATCATGTGCGGGTTGCGCTCGGCTGCACCAATGAAGAAAATCTGGAATCGATTACCGCCTCGGTGACTGCTGTTCGTATGGCGGGCCGTGAAGCGCTGGTTGATTGCGAGCATTTTTTCGACGGTTACAAGGCCAACCCGGACTATGCATTGTGTTGTGCGAAAGCTGCCTATGAGGCAGGTGCACGTTGGGTTGTGCTTTGCGACACTAATGGCGGAACACAGCCGTCGGAAGTGGCTGAAATCATCAATGCGGTGAAGAGTGTTGTTCCGGGTGAAAGCCTTGGTATTCATGCACACAACGATACCGAGCAGGCTGTTGCCGTTTCGCTTGCCGCCATTGATGCAGGTGTACGTCATGTGCAGGGAACCCTGAATGGGATTGGCGAGCGTTGCGGCAATGCCAATCTTATCTCCCTGATACCGACACTGGCGTTAAAACCTTACTGGTCAGATCGCTTTGAGCTTGGTGTCAAGCCTGATGCGCTGAAAGCCATCACCCGCATTTCACGCGCCTTTGATGATATTCTGAATCGTGCGCCAATAGAACAGGCGCCTTACACAGGCACGTCGGCCTTTGCGACAAAGGCCGGCATTCATGCCTCTGCGCTACTCAAAGACCCACAGACTTACGAGCACGTTCCGCCCGAAACCGTTGGAAATCGCCGACGCGTCATGGTTTCGGATCAGGGGGGCAAGTCAAACTTTATCGCTGAGTTGGAACGCCGTGGCATTCGCGTTGCCAAGGACGATGTACGGCTAGATTCGCTGATTGCACTGGTCAAAGAACGAGAGGCAGAGGGCTATGCCTATGAAGGCGCCGATGCGAGTTTCGAGCTTTTGGCGAGAGCCATGCTCAACCCGCAGCCGGAATTCTTTAAGGTCGATTCCTTCCGCTGTCTTGTTGAACGGCGATTTGATGCCAATGGTTCATTGAAAACTGTTTCGGAAGCCGTGGTGAAAGTCGAAGTTGATGGCGAGATGCATATGTCGGTTGCCGAAGGTCATGGCCCGGTTAATGCTCTTGATATTGCGTTGCGCAAGGATCTTGGTCGCTATCAGGATGAGATTGAAGATCTGGAACTGGTGGATTTCAAGGTGCGTATCCTTAATGGCGGCACAGCAGCTATCACCCGCGTTTTGATTGAATCCGGTGATGGAACGGGTGCTCGTTGGCGTACAGTCGGCGTTTCCGACAATATCATAGATGCATCGTTTCAGGCATTGATGGATTCGGTCAATTACAAGTTGATGAAGAACCGTTCTTTGGCTGGTATGGTGGCGGCTGAATGA
- a CDS encoding GFA family protein codes for MTLDNKPLYSGGCQCGAVRFRVEGALGSASICHCRMCQKAFGNFYAPLVSVGEAKLIWTRDEPKRFQSSNHVKRGFCPQCGTPLTYEAPDGVALSIGAFDAPEEIEPTVQWGVEVRLPYVDDLAKLPGFETERDPESIEFVRTMVSYQHPDHDTEN; via the coding sequence ATGACGCTTGATAACAAGCCGCTCTATAGCGGGGGATGCCAGTGTGGGGCAGTGCGCTTTCGGGTTGAAGGCGCACTCGGCTCCGCCTCGATCTGTCATTGCCGCATGTGCCAGAAGGCGTTTGGCAATTTCTATGCACCACTGGTTTCTGTGGGGGAAGCAAAGCTCATCTGGACCCGTGACGAGCCAAAGCGCTTTCAATCATCCAATCACGTCAAGCGTGGGTTCTGTCCTCAATGCGGAACCCCGCTTACCTATGAAGCACCGGATGGTGTGGCGCTTTCTATAGGTGCATTCGATGCACCGGAAGAGATTGAGCCGACAGTGCAATGGGGCGTCGAGGTAAGGCTTCCTTATGTTGATGACCTCGCAAAACTACCTGGTTTCGAAACCGAGCGAGATCCGGAAAGTATCGAGTTTGTAAGAACCATGGTGTCTTACCAGCACCCAGATCATGACACTGAAAACTGA
- the cysS gene encoding cysteine--tRNA ligase: MADAPQLRLYNTATRTKEFFTPLDANNVRMYVCGPTVYDFAHIGNARPVIVFDVLFRLLRHVYGAEKVTYARNITDVDDKINARAASEYPELPLNDAIRRVTEGTNNQFQADIKALANLEPSSQPRATEHLDDMRNIIEKLIERGVAYVADEHVLFSPSAMNALGGARYGALSHRPFDEMLAGARVDVASYKRDEMDFVLWKPSRNGEPGWPSPAGIQTLGRPGWHIECSAMSMAKLLAPFGGGLKCDDPYKNKFDIHGGGIDLVFPHHENELAQSCCAFGTERMANIWMHNGFLQVEGQKMSKSLGNFITIRDVLNNGLPQLGVWDNKDARDRWVGLAARLSMLQTHYREPINWTAQRLTESAEELHRWYDLLRVADFAPSSSLLNASEAVEALSDDLNTWIAITVLRKAFKAKDVSALGEGMALLGLFDPYFVVTSEVPVFAKTDVDTAQIEARIAERLRVIADKNWAEADRIRDELLAEGVQLKDGKDPVTGERITTWDVVN, translated from the coding sequence ATGGCTGATGCGCCGCAACTACGCCTATACAATACCGCCACTCGTACAAAGGAGTTTTTTACGCCCCTTGATGCGAATAATGTGCGCATGTATGTCTGCGGACCGACTGTTTATGACTTTGCCCATATCGGCAATGCACGTCCGGTCATCGTGTTTGATGTGCTGTTTCGCCTTCTGCGTCATGTCTATGGCGCGGAAAAAGTAACCTATGCGCGCAATATTACCGACGTTGACGATAAGATCAACGCGCGTGCCGCGAGTGAATATCCTGAACTGCCGCTCAATGACGCAATCCGTCGTGTCACTGAAGGCACAAACAACCAGTTTCAGGCTGATATCAAAGCATTGGCAAATCTGGAACCATCGAGCCAGCCGCGTGCGACCGAGCATCTCGACGACATGCGTAATATTATTGAAAAGCTGATCGAACGCGGTGTTGCCTATGTTGCAGATGAACATGTGCTGTTCTCGCCATCTGCAATGAATGCTCTGGGTGGCGCACGATACGGTGCACTCTCCCATCGTCCATTCGATGAAATGCTGGCCGGTGCGCGTGTTGATGTCGCCTCTTACAAGCGCGACGAAATGGATTTTGTTCTCTGGAAACCGTCGCGTAACGGTGAACCGGGCTGGCCTTCACCTGCGGGTATTCAAACGCTTGGACGACCAGGCTGGCATATCGAATGCTCGGCCATGTCCATGGCCAAGCTGCTCGCACCCTTTGGTGGTGGTTTAAAGTGCGATGACCCGTACAAAAACAAGTTCGATATTCATGGCGGCGGCATTGATCTGGTGTTCCCGCATCATGAAAACGAACTTGCACAGTCATGCTGCGCTTTCGGTACTGAGCGCATGGCAAATATCTGGATGCATAACGGCTTTCTTCAGGTCGAAGGGCAGAAGATGTCGAAGTCGCTTGGCAATTTCATAACCATTCGCGATGTGCTGAATAATGGTCTACCGCAGCTTGGTGTCTGGGATAACAAGGATGCTCGCGATCGCTGGGTCGGTCTGGCCGCTCGTCTTTCGATGTTGCAAACGCATTACCGTGAGCCGATCAACTGGACAGCTCAGCGTCTGACAGAATCTGCTGAAGAACTGCATCGCTGGTATGATTTGTTACGCGTTGCAGATTTTGCACCATCTTCCTCGCTTTTGAATGCATCTGAAGCGGTGGAAGCACTGTCGGATGATCTCAATACATGGATTGCGATCACTGTATTGCGCAAGGCGTTCAAGGCCAAAGACGTTTCGGCTTTGGGTGAGGGCATGGCACTGCTTGGACTGTTCGACCCTTATTTTGTGGTGACAAGCGAAGTGCCGGTTTTTGCCAAAACCGATGTTGATACGGCTCAAATCGAAGCACGCATTGCCGAGCGGCTGCGGGTGATTGCCGACAAGAACTGGGCGGAAGCTGATCGCATCCGTGATGAACTCTTGGCTGAGGGCGTGCAATTGAAGGATGGCAAAGATCCTGTCACCGGCGAACGCATCACGACTTGGGATGTGGTAAACTAA
- a CDS encoding hydrolase: protein MSKIELQPRQDKLIDQYREIGPAVLVAALMNKNVRSGETRQSSNSNSILAIKKSG from the coding sequence ATGTCTAAAATTGAACTGCAACCACGACAAGATAAGCTCATTGACCAGTACCGTGAAATCGGACCGGCCGTGCTGGTTGCAGCATTGATGAACAAAAATGTTCGCAGCGGCGAAACGAGACAGTCAAGCAATAGCAACTCCATATTAGCCATTAAGAAATCTGGCTAG